The Algiphilus sp. genomic sequence GTCATGGTGTTCACGAACTCCGAGGACACCAGGTAGACGCGATCGGTCTCGCCGTTCTCGTAGGCCTCGGTGACGGCATTGATCACGCCCAGCATCTGGCTGACGGTCGGCTTGTCGCCGAGACCGGTGGCCGAGGCCAGCACCGTGCCGCCGATGCGGCGGAAGTAGCTGAGCCCCTTGCCGCCGAGCAGCGCGAACTGCACCTCGACACCTTCCTCGCGGTGGCGCTTCATCTCGGTGAGCACCCTGCGGAAGATGTTGATGTTGAGGCCGCCGCAGAGGCCGCGGTCGGTGGTGACCAGCAGATAGGTCACGCGCTTGACCGGACGCTCCGCCATCAGCGGATGCGTGAAGTCCGAGCTGGCAGCCGCCACGCGCTGCATGACCTCCATCATCTTCTGCGCGTAAGGCCGAGCCTGTCCCATGCGTTCCTGCGCCTTGCGCATCTTCGACATGGCGACCTTTTCCATCGCACGCGTGATCTTCTGCGTGTTCTGGACGCTCTTGATCTTGCCGCGGATTTCCTTGGCTGCGGACACTTAGCGGTCCTCCATCGGAACGGGGAGCAACATCACCGGCGGATCAGACCGCGGCCTGCTTGACGTAGGCGTCCATGGCCTCGGTCAGCGCGCTCTTGAGGTCATCGTTCCAGTCGCCCACATTGAGCTTGTCGAGGAGCTCGGCGTAGCTGTTGCCGAGGAACTGGTGCAGACCGGCCTCCCAGGCCTGGATCTTCTCGACGTCGACCTTGTCGAGGTAGCCCTCTTCCACCGCGAACAGCGAGGACGCCATCAGGCCCACGGACAGCGGCGCGTACTCCTTCTGCTTCATCAGCTCGGTGACGCGCTGACCGCGGTCGAGCTGCGCGCGCGTGGCCGGATCGAGGTCCGACGCGAACTGCGCGAAGGCGGCCAGCTCGCGATACTGCGCGAGCGCCAGACGGACGCCACCGCCGAGCTTCTTGATGATCTTGGTCTGCGCCGATCCGCCGACTCGCGACACCGAGATGCCGGCGTTCATCGCCGGGCGGATGCCGGCGTTGAAGAGGTCGGTCTCGAGGAAGATCTGGCCGTCGGTGATCGAGATGACGTTGGTCGGAACGAAGGCCGAGACGTCGCCCGCCTGGGTCTCGATGATCGGCAGCGCGGTCAGCGAGCCGGTCTTGCCGGTGATCTTGCCGTCGGAGATCTTCTCGACGTAGGCCGCCGACACGCGCGCGGCGCGCTCCAGCAGACGGGAGTGGAGATAGAACACGTCGCCCGGGAACGCCTCGCGGCCCGGCGGGCGGCGCA encodes the following:
- the atpG gene encoding F0F1 ATP synthase subunit gamma, with the translated sequence MSAAKEIRGKIKSVQNTQKITRAMEKVAMSKMRKAQERMGQARPYAQKMMEVMQRVAAASSDFTHPLMAERPVKRVTYLLVTTDRGLCGGLNINIFRRVLTEMKRHREEGVEVQFALLGGKGLSYFRRIGGTVLASATGLGDKPTVSQMLGVINAVTEAYENGETDRVYLVSSEFVNTMTQQPAVVQLLPAKAPESETTTEAGFGWDYLYEPSAPELMDTVIQRYVESIVYEAVVENAACEQSARMVAMKAASDNAGKIIDDLQLAYNKARQANITKELAEIVGGAAAIE